ATCGGGACTCGGGACTCGGGGTTCGGGACTCGGGAAGACTGGTAGCCGCAGGTCATGCCCGTTTCCCCTGAAAATAGCGAATTAGTGAATTAGAGATTAGCGAATTAGTATAGTATCCACAGACTCGTATCCTATGGTGTAGAACAGATATTCCCCCTTAATAAAGGGGGTTAGGGGGTTGTTCTTTCATTATTTTCATCCCCCTTTGTGAGCCGCAGGCTCATGCCCGTTTTCCCTGAAAATAAGGAAGTAGAAAGTAGAGAGTAGAGAGTAAAGAAAACATCACTTCTCACGCCTATCTCCTTACTTCCCACCTTCTATCTTCTATCCGCGAATATCCGCATCATCAGCGTCATCAGCGTGCTATTATTTTTCATCGTCATTTGTGCCCTGCAGGGGCATGAGAGTTTCCCCTGAAAATAGGAAGTAGAAAGTAGAGAGAAGAAAGTAGAAAGTAAAGAAAACATCACTCTTCACGCCTATCTCCTTACCTCCCACCTTCTATCTCCTACCACTATTTTCATCGTCCTTTGTGCCCCGCAGGGGCATGACGGTTTCTCCTGAAAATAGGAAGTAGAAAGTAAAAAGTAAAGGAAACATCACTCCTCACGTCCATCTCCTTACCTCCCACCTTCTATCTCCTACCTACTATTTTCATCCTCATTTGTGAACCCACGGTTCATGAGCGTTTCCCCTGAAAATAGCGAATTAGTGAATTAGAGATTAGCGAATTAGTATAGTATCCACAGACTCGTATCCTATGGTGTAGAACAGATATTCCCCCTTAATAAAGGGGGTTAGGGGGTTGTTCTTCCATTATTTTCATCCCCCTTTGTGAGCCTTGGCTCATGAGCGTTTCCCCTGAAAATACATCCGCAGATTTCGTAGATTACACAGATTTTAGAACGGTTCACTTTTGTTTGAAATCTTGCGGTTAGAAAATGAAGTTGAAATTCAAAATTAGAAATTAGTGGAAGAAATAAAAGCCCAATTTCTAATTTCCAATTTCAACTTTCCCCGCTGGCGAGGAGATTGCTTGATAGATTATCCTGACAGAGCACTCCATAAATCCATCTTAAGTTGGGATATGGATTGAAATAATATCACGTTCATCCCAATTTTACTTGCTGAGGCAATATGTTCTTTTATATCATCGATATAAATACATTTTTCTGCCTCAACATTTGCCCTTTTTAACGCCTCATAAAATATCTCTTTAGCCGGTTTACTAAATCCTACCTGATATGATAAAATATATTCATCTATCAAATTTAAGACATCAAATTTAGCCATAGCGAGTTCAAAGTGTATTTCGTTGGTATTTGACAATAAAAAGAGTTTATATCTACCTCTAAGACTCAATAATATCTCTTCAATCCCTTCATTTAGCCAGAAAATATCTTGCCAGATTTGTTTAAACCCTGTCAAGGAAATATTTAATTTAAGTCTATTTGATACCTTTTTAAAAAAATCCCTTGTTGAAATCTTTCCTTCATCATACAATCGCTCTAATCCTGAGGTAAATATTATCTCATAAACTTGTTGTGGTGAAAATCTGGATATTTGAGATAATTTTCTACAGATGATATTATGGTCAAAATTTAAGATGATATTGCCTAAGTCAAAGATTATTAATTTAAT
Above is a window of bacterium DNA encoding:
- a CDS encoding HAD family phosphatase; translated protein: MIKLIIFDLGNIILNFDHNIICRKLSQISRFSPQQVYEIIFTSGLERLYDEGKISTRDFFKKVSNRLKLNISLTGFKQIWQDIFWLNEGIEEILLSLRGRYKLFLLSNTNEIHFELAMAKFDVLNLIDEYILSYQVGFSKPAKEIFYEALKRANVEAEKCIYIDDIKEHIASASKIGMNVILFQSISQLKMDLWSALSG